A window from Pokkaliibacter sp. MBI-7 encodes these proteins:
- a CDS encoding arylesterase, translating into MDCAAVMTFLKRTLVLLWLVSGSAAANTLLILGDSLSAGYGINPDKGWVALVRQQLQPLGWQVINASVSGDTSAGGLTRLPSLLQRHQPQIVLIELGGNDGLRGLPPQSLQQNLSRMAELSQHAGARPLLLGMRLPPNYGPVYTQAFAQSYQDVSNTLNIPLLPFFLEDVALHPELMQADNIHPNEQGQPLMAERVWQWLQPLLKTTSGQ; encoded by the coding sequence ATGGATTGCGCTGCTGTCATGACCTTCCTTAAACGAACACTGGTTTTGCTGTGGCTGGTGAGCGGCAGCGCCGCGGCAAATACCCTGCTGATACTGGGTGACAGCCTCAGTGCAGGATATGGCATCAATCCCGACAAAGGCTGGGTAGCACTGGTCCGCCAGCAGCTGCAACCTCTGGGCTGGCAGGTGATCAACGCCAGTGTCAGTGGCGACACCAGTGCCGGAGGCCTGACCCGCCTGCCCTCATTACTGCAACGGCATCAGCCACAGATAGTGCTGATCGAACTGGGGGGTAACGATGGTCTGCGTGGCCTGCCACCACAAAGCCTGCAACAAAACCTGAGCAGGATGGCTGAACTCAGCCAGCATGCCGGAGCCCGGCCACTGCTGCTCGGCATGCGCCTGCCTCCCAATTATGGACCTGTTTACACTCAGGCTTTTGCACAAAGCTATCAAGATGTCAGTAACACTTTGAATATTCCGTTACTTCCGTTCTTTCTTGAGGATGTCGCACTGCATCCGGAGCTGATGCAAGCCGACAATATTCACCCCAATGAGCAGGGCCAGCCGTTGATGGCTGAGCGCGTCTGGCAGTGGCTGCAACCGCTGCTGAAAACGACCAGCGGTCAGTAA
- the hemW gene encoding radical SAM family heme chaperone HemW, translating to MLQLPPLSLYIHIPWCVRKCPYCDFNSHAVRDELPEQEYVARLLEDLEQEQVAAQGREITSIFIGGGTPSLFSEQAIDQLLCGIARRVTLADDCEVTMEANPGTFEAERFAGFRQAGVNRLSVGIQSFDDDKLQRLGRIHSSRDAIAAVEKLHQLGFDNFNLDLMHGLPEQTLQQGLADLRQAIALQPAHISWYQLTIEPNTEYYSRPPQLPEDEALWAIQEEGHELLQAAGYGQYETSAYAQAGRRARHNLNYWQFGDYLGIGAGAHGKVSWQATGQIVRRWKTRMPQHYLDRSRLLVAGEQQVEADELPFEFMMNALRLVDGVPSAWFEQRTGLTKAIIDDAVRLGQDRGLLDRNEDAFRPTALGQRYLNDLLELFL from the coding sequence TTGTTGCAGTTACCTCCTCTCAGTCTGTACATCCACATCCCCTGGTGCGTGCGTAAGTGCCCGTACTGTGACTTCAATTCTCACGCCGTGCGTGACGAGCTGCCAGAGCAGGAATATGTTGCGCGTCTGCTGGAAGACCTCGAACAGGAGCAGGTGGCGGCGCAGGGGCGAGAAATTACCAGTATCTTTATCGGCGGTGGTACGCCCAGCCTGTTCAGTGAGCAGGCTATTGATCAGCTGCTGTGTGGTATTGCCCGGAGAGTGACACTGGCTGATGACTGTGAAGTGACCATGGAGGCCAACCCCGGCACCTTCGAGGCTGAGCGTTTTGCGGGTTTCCGTCAGGCCGGTGTCAATCGCCTGTCGGTTGGCATCCAGAGTTTTGATGATGACAAGCTGCAACGACTGGGAAGGATACACAGTAGCCGCGATGCCATTGCTGCTGTGGAAAAGCTGCATCAGCTGGGCTTCGACAACTTCAATCTGGATCTGATGCACGGTCTGCCGGAGCAAACCCTGCAACAAGGGCTGGCGGATTTGCGGCAAGCGATCGCACTGCAGCCCGCACACATTTCCTGGTATCAGCTGACTATTGAGCCCAATACCGAGTACTACAGCCGTCCACCGCAGCTGCCTGAGGATGAGGCGTTGTGGGCTATTCAGGAAGAGGGTCATGAGCTGCTGCAGGCGGCAGGATACGGCCAGTATGAAACCTCAGCCTACGCACAAGCTGGTCGACGTGCCCGCCATAACCTTAATTACTGGCAGTTTGGTGATTATCTGGGGATTGGTGCGGGCGCACACGGCAAAGTCAGCTGGCAGGCCACAGGGCAGATTGTACGCCGCTGGAAAACTCGTATGCCGCAGCATTATCTGGATCGCAGCCGGTTGCTGGTAGCGGGGGAACAGCAGGTAGAGGCAGATGAGCTACCGTTTGAGTTCATGATGAATGCGTTACGACTGGTGGACGGTGTGCCGTCAGCTTGGTTTGAGCAGCGCACCGGACTGACCAAGGCCATAATTGACGATGCCGTCAGACTTGGTCAGGACCGGGGGCTACTCGATCGTAACGAAGATGCATTCAGACCCACTGCCCTTGGGCAGCGTTATCTTAATGATTTGCTGGAGCTTTTTCTGTGA
- the rdgB gene encoding RdgB/HAM1 family non-canonical purine NTP pyrophosphatase has protein sequence MKQIVLASGNKGKLREFNELLGGLDFEVIPQSAFSVPDADETGLSFVENAILKARHAARLTGLPALADDSGLEVDALKGAPGIYSARFAGVGASDDDNCELLLERLRHTPEDERSARFQCVLVFMRHETDPTPLICQGSWEGRVLFEARGEGGFGYDPLFWVPDQQCSAAELTAELKNRLSHRGKALQQLMQRFNP, from the coding sequence ATGAAACAGATCGTGCTGGCCAGTGGCAACAAGGGCAAATTGCGTGAGTTCAATGAGCTGCTTGGCGGCCTGGATTTTGAAGTCATACCCCAGTCTGCGTTCAGTGTGCCCGATGCCGATGAAACGGGTCTGAGCTTTGTTGAGAACGCTATTCTCAAAGCACGTCATGCGGCACGTCTTACCGGTTTGCCAGCCCTGGCTGATGATTCGGGTTTGGAAGTGGATGCCCTCAAAGGGGCACCTGGCATCTATTCGGCACGCTTTGCCGGTGTGGGGGCCAGTGATGATGACAACTGTGAGCTGCTGCTTGAGCGCCTGCGGCATACGCCGGAAGATGAGCGCAGTGCCCGTTTCCAGTGTGTGCTGGTGTTCATGCGACATGAGACGGATCCTACGCCGCTGATCTGTCAGGGCAGCTGGGAAGGCCGGGTGCTGTTTGAGGCACGCGGGGAAGGTGGCTTTGGCTACGACCCGCTGTTCTGGGTGCCTGATCAGCAGTGCAGCGCTGCTGAGCTGACTGCCGAGCTGAAAAATCGCCTCAGTCATCGTGGTAAAGCACTGCAGCAACTGATGCAGCGTTTTAATCCCTGA